A genomic region of Acidimicrobiia bacterium contains the following coding sequences:
- a CDS encoding DEAD/DEAH box helicase — protein sequence MLERFSPPVRDWFASAFAAPTRAQHLGWPAIGAGDHTLLLAPTGSGKTLAAFLWAVDRLATDPEGPPATRDRVLYVSPLKALAVDIERNLRAPLIGLQRSAARLGVDVRVPTVGVRTGDTPADERRRLVRTPPDILITTPESLYLMLTSRARETLRSVRWVIVDEIHAVAGTKRGAHLALSLERLEELTRRSPQRIGLSATQRPLDEIARFLGGVGPDGPRPVTVVDAGSGKDLDVEVVVPVEDLGAMGRALDEPVSGPADAGPPRASIWPHVHPRLLELVLAHRSTIIFVNARRLAERLAASLNDLWHEQLAAAGQTAAPGVELVRAHHGSIAREQRLAIEDALKRGEVRALVATSSLELGIDMGAVDLVIQVESPGSVARGLQRIGRAGHGVGESSRGKIFPKYRGDLLEAAVVVPRMRAGLVEETRYPRNPLDVLAQQLVAACAVDEWDVDALLALVRRAANFADLPDDAFTAVLDLLAGRYPSDEFSGLRPRLVWDRVAGRVRARDGAARVAIVNGGTIPDRGLFGVFLPDGVRVGELDEEMVYESRPGDIFVLGASTWRIDQITHDRVIVTPAPGEPARAPFWKGDKPGRPLELGRALGAAVRELTALAPDAARRRLADDFGLDALAAENLRRYLEEQRDATGSVPDDRTVVVERFPDEIGDWRVCVLSPFGARVHAPWALALEARLNERLDLPVEVLWSDDGIVLRLPEAVDTIPTEELLLDPDEVEELVTRQLPATALFAARFREAAARALLLPRRRPGERTPLWQQRQRAADLLEVAARYPSFPIVLEATRECLRDVFDLAALRTVLADLRARRVRVVPVETPTASPFAQSLLFGWIAVYMYEGDAPLAERRAAALALDRDLLRELLGADELRELLDADAVETVELELARLAPTSRRAQSADDVHDLLRDLGDLSEGELTARTDGEVGPIVAGLERDRRAIRITVAGEPRVAAAEDAARYRDATGAAIPVGLPGVFTAPSEDPLGELLARYARTRGPFKTAEAAGRFGVPEAEARATLEGLEERRRVVRGEFRPGGSSREWCDVDVLRRLRRRSLAALRREIEPVDPEVLARFASAWQGVARPRRGVDALLDALSQLQGASVPASVLEVDVLGSRVEGYRPSMLDELCASGDLVWIGNGAIGATDGRVVLAFRDQAPLLTPPPPDDAPSGPVHDALRDHLARAGASFWPELVRATGEADERVVLDALWDLVWAGVVTNDGLAALRARLSGRPRAPRGRPRPGRLARLGPPAAAGRWSLVSLTAGEPPSPTEVIAARARQLLERHGVVTRETVRAEGWPGGFAAVYPALRAMEEAGRARRGYFVAGLGAAQFALPGAADRLRGEREAEDEVVVLAATDPAQPYGAALPWPDTPGRPARVPGALVVLHGGQPAAYLERGAKRVLTFDAEPSQWVGALTELVKNGRLRSLTIERVDDVPARESPTAPSLRAAGFVDGYRGLRFGP from the coding sequence ATTCTCGAGCGCTTCTCTCCCCCGGTCCGGGACTGGTTCGCCTCGGCGTTCGCCGCCCCGACCCGGGCCCAGCACCTTGGCTGGCCAGCCATCGGCGCCGGGGACCACACCCTCCTCCTGGCGCCGACCGGATCGGGCAAGACCCTCGCCGCGTTCCTGTGGGCCGTCGACCGGCTCGCCACCGACCCCGAGGGCCCGCCGGCGACGCGCGACCGGGTGCTGTACGTGTCGCCCCTCAAGGCGCTCGCCGTCGACATCGAGCGGAACCTCCGCGCCCCCCTCATCGGCCTCCAGCGCAGCGCGGCGCGCCTCGGCGTCGACGTGCGCGTCCCAACCGTCGGGGTCCGGACCGGAGACACGCCGGCCGACGAGCGGCGGCGGCTCGTCCGCACCCCGCCGGACATCCTCATCACTACCCCGGAGTCGCTGTACCTCATGCTCACGTCCCGGGCCCGGGAGACGCTCCGATCCGTGCGCTGGGTCATCGTCGACGAGATCCACGCCGTCGCGGGCACGAAGCGGGGGGCGCACCTGGCCCTGTCGCTCGAGCGGCTCGAGGAGCTGACCCGCCGGTCCCCGCAACGGATCGGGCTGTCGGCGACGCAGCGGCCGCTCGACGAGATCGCGCGGTTCCTGGGCGGGGTCGGCCCCGACGGGCCGCGCCCGGTCACGGTCGTGGACGCCGGCTCGGGCAAGGACCTCGACGTCGAGGTCGTCGTCCCCGTCGAGGACCTCGGCGCGATGGGCCGCGCGCTCGACGAGCCCGTCAGCGGCCCCGCCGACGCCGGGCCCCCGCGCGCCAGCATCTGGCCGCACGTCCACCCGCGGCTGCTCGAGCTCGTGCTGGCCCACCGCAGCACGATCATCTTCGTCAACGCCCGGCGGCTGGCCGAGCGCCTCGCCGCCAGCCTCAACGACCTCTGGCACGAGCAGCTGGCGGCGGCCGGCCAGACGGCGGCGCCGGGCGTCGAGCTCGTGCGCGCGCACCACGGGTCGATCGCTCGGGAGCAGCGCCTCGCCATCGAGGACGCGCTGAAGCGGGGCGAGGTCCGCGCCCTCGTGGCGACGAGCTCGCTCGAGCTCGGCATCGACATGGGCGCGGTCGACCTCGTGATCCAGGTCGAATCGCCAGGATCCGTGGCGCGCGGGCTCCAGCGCATCGGCCGGGCCGGGCACGGGGTCGGGGAATCGAGCCGCGGCAAGATCTTCCCGAAGTACCGGGGCGACCTGCTCGAGGCCGCGGTCGTCGTCCCGCGCATGCGGGCCGGGCTCGTCGAGGAGACCCGCTACCCGCGGAACCCGCTCGACGTGCTCGCCCAGCAGCTCGTCGCCGCCTGCGCGGTCGACGAGTGGGACGTCGACGCCCTCCTGGCGCTCGTGCGTCGCGCCGCCAACTTCGCCGACCTCCCCGACGACGCGTTCACGGCCGTGCTGGACCTGCTCGCCGGCCGGTACCCGAGCGACGAGTTCTCGGGCTTGCGGCCCCGGCTGGTGTGGGACCGCGTCGCCGGCCGGGTCCGGGCGCGGGACGGCGCCGCTCGCGTCGCCATCGTCAACGGGGGCACGATCCCCGACCGCGGCCTCTTCGGCGTGTTCCTGCCCGACGGCGTCCGCGTCGGCGAGCTCGACGAGGAGATGGTCTACGAGAGCCGCCCCGGCGACATCTTCGTCCTCGGCGCGTCGACGTGGCGGATCGACCAGATCACCCACGACCGGGTCATCGTGACGCCCGCGCCCGGCGAGCCGGCACGAGCACCCTTCTGGAAGGGCGACAAGCCGGGCCGGCCCCTCGAGCTGGGCCGGGCGCTCGGCGCCGCGGTGCGGGAGCTCACCGCGCTCGCACCCGACGCGGCGAGGCGGCGCCTGGCCGACGACTTCGGGCTCGACGCGCTGGCGGCCGAGAACCTGCGCCGCTACCTCGAGGAGCAGCGAGACGCGACCGGGTCCGTGCCCGACGACCGCACCGTCGTCGTGGAGCGGTTCCCCGACGAGATCGGCGACTGGCGCGTCTGCGTCCTGTCGCCCTTCGGCGCCCGCGTCCACGCCCCCTGGGCGCTGGCGCTCGAGGCCCGCCTGAACGAGCGGCTCGACCTGCCGGTCGAGGTGCTGTGGAGCGACGACGGGATCGTGCTGCGGCTCCCGGAGGCGGTCGACACCATCCCGACCGAGGAGCTCCTCCTCGACCCGGACGAGGTCGAGGAGCTCGTCACCCGCCAGCTCCCGGCGACCGCCCTCTTCGCGGCCCGGTTCCGCGAGGCGGCGGCCCGCGCGCTCCTCCTCCCCCGCCGCCGGCCCGGCGAGCGCACCCCGCTCTGGCAGCAGCGGCAACGGGCCGCCGACCTGCTCGAGGTCGCGGCCCGGTACCCGTCGTTCCCCATCGTGCTCGAGGCGACCCGCGAGTGCCTGCGCGACGTGTTCGACCTCGCCGCGCTGCGCACCGTCCTCGCCGACCTCCGGGCCCGGCGGGTGCGTGTCGTCCCGGTCGAGACCCCGACCGCGTCGCCGTTCGCGCAGTCGCTCCTCTTCGGCTGGATCGCGGTGTACATGTACGAGGGCGACGCGCCGCTGGCCGAGCGGCGGGCGGCCGCGCTCGCGCTCGACCGCGACCTGCTCCGCGAGCTGCTGGGCGCCGACGAGCTGCGCGAGCTGCTCGACGCCGACGCCGTCGAGACCGTCGAGCTGGAGCTGGCGCGCCTGGCGCCGACGAGCCGACGAGCGCAGAGCGCCGACGACGTGCACGACCTGCTCCGGGACCTCGGCGACCTCTCCGAGGGCGAGCTGACGGCGCGCACCGACGGCGAGGTCGGCCCGATCGTGGCCGGGCTCGAGCGGGACCGACGGGCCATCCGGATCACGGTCGCCGGCGAGCCGCGGGTCGCCGCGGCCGAGGACGCGGCCCGGTACCGGGACGCCACCGGTGCCGCCATCCCGGTCGGGCTGCCCGGCGTGTTCACCGCGCCCAGCGAGGACCCGCTCGGCGAGCTGCTCGCCCGCTACGCGCGGACCCGCGGGCCGTTCAAGACCGCCGAGGCCGCGGGTCGCTTCGGCGTCCCGGAGGCGGAGGCCCGCGCGACGCTCGAGGGCCTGGAGGAACGACGACGGGTGGTGCGCGGCGAGTTCCGACCCGGCGGCTCGAGCCGGGAGTGGTGCGACGTCGACGTCCTCCGCCGGCTCCGCCGGCGCTCGCTCGCGGCGCTGCGGCGGGAGATCGAGCCGGTCGACCCGGAGGTCCTGGCCCGGTTCGCGTCGGCGTGGCAGGGGGTCGCGAGGCCCCGCCGCGGCGTCGACGCGCTCCTCGACGCCCTCAGCCAGCTGCAAGGCGCGTCGGTCCCGGCCTCGGTCCTCGAGGTCGACGTGCTCGGGTCGCGCGTCGAGGGCTACCGGCCCTCGATGCTCGACGAGCTGTGCGCGAGCGGCGACCTGGTGTGGATCGGCAACGGCGCCATCGGAGCCACCGACGGCCGGGTCGTGCTCGCCTTCCGCGATCAGGCGCCGCTGCTCACGCCGCCGCCCCCGGACGACGCGCCGAGCGGGCCGGTGCACGACGCGCTCCGGGACCACCTCGCGCGCGCCGGCGCCTCGTTCTGGCCCGAGCTGGTGCGGGCCACCGGGGAGGCCGACGAGCGCGTGGTGCTCGACGCCCTCTGGGACCTCGTCTGGGCCGGCGTCGTCACGAACGACGGGCTCGCGGCCCTCCGGGCCCGCCTGAGCGGCCGGCCTCGGGCGCCGCGCGGGCGGCCGCGCCCCGGGCGGCTCGCCCGGCTCGGGCCGCCGGCCGCGGCGGGGCGGTGGTCCCTCGTGTCGCTGACCGCCGGGGAGCCCCCGAGCCCGACCGAGGTGATCGCCGCCCGGGCCCGCCAGCTCCTCGAGCGGCACGGTGTGGTGACCCGCGAGACCGTCCGCGCCGAGGGCTGGCCGGGCGGGTTCGCGGCGGTGTACCCGGCGTTGCGCGCCATGGAGGAGGCGGGACGGGCGCGCCGGGGCTACTTCGTGGCCGGTCTCGGCGCGGCCCAGTTCGCGCTGCCGGGGGCCGCCGACCGGCTCCGCGGCGAGCGCGAGGCCGAGGACGAGGTGGTCGTGCTCGCCGCGACCGACCCGGCGCAGCCGTACGGCGCCGCGCTGCCCTGGCCGGACACGCCG
- a CDS encoding EAL domain-containing protein translates to MSRGASGPRGPWADDDAQGAVAHHAWGVVGVGEARGTVQWVSPLVEAVLGYPSDELLGSRATDLVHPDDLDTVKTAYRALVDAGTVNAPVTVRCRHRAGAWCHLELVFTSLVGDRAAGGVVINARDVTHRIEAEAAASSPALFRRVADSAPVMMWMTDASDRVVFFNERWYDFTGRPPEEELGYGWQEALHPDDRERVAKAVQARLGEGEPYEIDYRVRIADGSYRRVVDVGVPRYDAEGGFIGHVGTVIDVTDRIEAEEAARRSESRFRALIQHSHDLVSIYDDQGRFVYASPSHERVLGYAPDELLGRSAIELLDPDEREDVARTFADQLLVTGVPTPVEHRIRHRDGSWRWIESVAILLTHDPGISGILVNARDVTDRRRAERIAADQGRILESIARGDPLGSTLDAVARLVEQWIGNARAVLAIADEDRVLHVAAAPSLPPACVDALEGFAIPADTGIMADAVVRETIDPADTGRPAATLLRHGFQTWWGRPVGDARSGRHLGVVLALRTDALEPQPGDERLLEVAASVTAIAVERNRSQARLAHQALHDALTGLPNREQLLERLRRMGHHERQGGSDIAVMFLDLDRFKVLNDSVGHDAGDRLLVSMGHRLAEALRPGDLVARFGGDEFVVVCEQLAGPDDAITLADRLLHVAREPFNLDGLEAVVTVSIGIAVADGRPPEALLRDADAAMYRAKEKGRDRVELFDAQLREDVVTRLDTERELRHALDHGGLVVHYQPVVWLRTGAFAGFEALLRWDHPRRGLLQPIDFLSVAEDSGLMRPIGEWVREEVCRTVGDWHRKHPEWGPFVTSVNVSAAELSDPHLATTIAKAVHGSGLDPALLSFEITERLLLQDAEAARALFAELRDLGVLLALDDFGTGYSPLVHLKQFPIDAVKIDRGFVRGLGADPFDDAVVAAIVDLAHQLKLSSVVLGVETAAQAERVRGQGCMRAQGHWFAAPMPPQLAEVWAARRTGA, encoded by the coding sequence ATGAGTAGGGGCGCATCCGGGCCGCGGGGCCCGTGGGCGGACGACGACGCGCAGGGCGCGGTCGCGCACCACGCCTGGGGCGTGGTCGGCGTCGGGGAGGCCCGCGGCACGGTGCAGTGGGTGAGCCCCCTCGTGGAGGCCGTGCTCGGCTACCCCTCCGACGAGCTGCTCGGGTCGCGCGCCACGGACCTCGTGCACCCCGACGACCTCGACACGGTGAAGACCGCATACAGGGCGCTCGTGGACGCGGGGACCGTGAACGCGCCCGTGACCGTCCGCTGCCGCCACCGGGCCGGCGCGTGGTGCCACCTCGAGCTCGTGTTCACGAGCCTGGTCGGGGATCGGGCCGCAGGGGGCGTCGTCATCAACGCGCGAGACGTCACCCACCGGATCGAGGCCGAGGCGGCGGCGTCGAGCCCGGCGCTGTTCCGGCGCGTCGCCGACAGCGCGCCGGTGATGATGTGGATGACCGACGCGTCGGACCGGGTCGTCTTCTTCAACGAGCGCTGGTACGACTTCACCGGTCGGCCGCCGGAGGAGGAGCTCGGCTACGGCTGGCAGGAGGCCCTGCACCCCGACGACCGGGAGCGCGTCGCCAAGGCCGTCCAGGCTCGGCTCGGCGAGGGCGAGCCGTACGAGATCGACTACCGGGTGCGGATCGCCGACGGCTCGTACCGACGGGTGGTGGACGTCGGCGTGCCCCGCTACGACGCCGAGGGCGGCTTCATCGGGCACGTCGGCACGGTGATCGACGTCACCGACCGGATCGAGGCCGAGGAGGCGGCGCGACGGTCCGAGAGCCGCTTCCGCGCCCTGATCCAGCACTCGCACGACCTGGTCTCGATCTACGACGACCAGGGGCGCTTCGTCTACGCCAGCCCGTCGCACGAACGGGTCCTCGGCTACGCCCCGGACGAGCTGCTCGGCCGGTCGGCGATCGAGCTGCTCGACCCGGACGAGCGCGAGGACGTGGCCCGAACCTTCGCCGACCAGCTGCTCGTCACCGGCGTGCCGACCCCGGTCGAGCACCGGATCCGCCACCGCGACGGCTCCTGGCGCTGGATCGAATCGGTGGCGATCCTCCTCACCCACGACCCGGGGATCTCCGGGATCCTCGTGAACGCGCGGGACGTCACCGACCGGCGACGCGCCGAGCGGATCGCCGCCGACCAGGGGCGGATCCTCGAATCGATCGCGCGCGGCGACCCGCTCGGCTCCACGCTCGACGCGGTGGCGCGGCTCGTCGAGCAGTGGATCGGCAACGCCCGGGCGGTGCTGGCGATCGCCGACGAGGACCGGGTGCTGCACGTCGCCGCCGCCCCCAGCCTGCCTCCCGCGTGCGTCGACGCCCTCGAGGGCTTCGCGATCCCGGCGGACACCGGGATCATGGCGGACGCGGTGGTGCGCGAGACCATCGACCCGGCCGACACCGGCCGGCCCGCGGCGACGCTCCTGCGCCACGGCTTCCAGACCTGGTGGGGGCGGCCGGTCGGCGACGCCCGGAGCGGGCGGCACCTCGGCGTGGTGCTGGCGCTGCGGACCGATGCCCTCGAGCCGCAGCCCGGCGACGAGCGGCTGCTCGAGGTGGCGGCGAGCGTCACCGCCATCGCCGTCGAGCGGAACCGCAGCCAGGCGCGCCTCGCCCACCAGGCCCTCCACGACGCCCTGACCGGCCTCCCGAACCGCGAGCAGCTGCTCGAGCGGCTGCGGCGCATGGGACACCACGAGCGTCAGGGCGGGTCCGACATCGCGGTGATGTTCCTCGACCTCGACCGGTTCAAGGTGCTCAACGACAGCGTCGGACACGACGCCGGCGACCGGCTCCTGGTCTCGATGGGGCACCGGCTGGCCGAGGCGCTCCGCCCCGGGGACCTCGTGGCCCGCTTCGGCGGCGACGAGTTTGTCGTGGTGTGCGAGCAGCTGGCGGGACCGGACGACGCCATCACGCTCGCCGACCGGCTCCTGCACGTCGCCCGCGAGCCCTTCAACCTCGACGGCCTCGAAGCGGTCGTCACCGTCAGCATCGGCATCGCCGTGGCCGACGGGCGGCCGCCGGAGGCGCTCCTGCGCGACGCCGACGCCGCCATGTACCGAGCCAAGGAGAAGGGGCGGGACCGTGTCGAGCTCTTCGACGCCCAGCTCCGGGAGGACGTCGTCACCCGCCTCGACACCGAGCGGGAGCTCCGCCACGCCCTCGATCACGGCGGGCTCGTCGTCCACTACCAGCCCGTCGTCTGGCTCAGGACCGGCGCTTTCGCCGGGTTCGAGGCGCTCCTGCGTTGGGACCACCCCCGCCGCGGCCTGCTGCAGCCGATCGACTTCCTCTCGGTGGCCGAGGACTCGGGGCTGATGCGGCCGATCGGCGAGTGGGTCCGCGAGGAGGTGTGCCGGACCGTGGGCGACTGGCATCGAAAGCACCCGGAGTGGGGTCCCTTCGTCACCAGCGTCAACGTGTCAGCGGCGGAGCTCTCCGACCCGCACCTGGCCACCACGATCGCCAAGGCCGTGCACGGCTCGGGCCTCGACCCGGCCCTCCTGTCGTTCGAGATCACCGAGCGGCTCCTGCTCCAGGACGCCGAGGCTGCCCGTGCGCTGTTCGCCGAGCTGCGCGACCTCGGCGTGCTGCTCGCCCTCGACGACTTCGGGACCGGCTACTCGCCGCTGGTCCACCTCAAGCAGTTCCCGATCGACGCGGTCAAGATCGACCGTGGGTTCGTCCGTGGGCTCGGCGCCGACCCCTTCGACGACGCCGTGGTCGCGGCGATCGTCGACCTCGCGCACCAGCTGAAGCTCTCGTCGGTCGTGCTCGGCGTCGAGACGGCGGCGCAGGCCGAGCGGGTGCGCGGCCAGGGATGCATGCGCGCCCAGGGCCACTGGTTCGCGGCGCCGATGCCCCCGCAGCTGGCTGAGGTCTGGGCGGCGCGTCGCACCGGGGCCTGA